Part of the Musa acuminata AAA Group cultivar baxijiao chromosome BXJ2-7, Cavendish_Baxijiao_AAA, whole genome shotgun sequence genome is shown below.
GTTGTTCTTTTGTTGATCCGACGACGACGAAAGAGAATATTTTGTCGATTCAATATTACATATTTTGAATAAtgttatcataatataatataatacaatataatataatataatataatttacccCCATTATGATAACATTAGTTCATAAAACGTGGCTTTTCTAGGTAAATGTCTCGAAAAAAGTAAAACTTTGGTCCCTCCGCCGCCGTCTCTCTCGCCCCCCCGTTTCCAAATCTCTTCGCCTCCTTCAGACCTTACTGTTCACGCCGGGGATGACGACGGCCGCTTTCCGATCGGCCACGGGCCGATCCTCGATTGGCGGGCGCGCCGCTGCCCGCTCCGCACGCGACACCGGTTCTTCCGGCAGCGGCGGGCTACCCCGACGGTCGAGGAGCCTCAGCCGCTTCTCCGGCCGATTCCCCCCGTCTCAGCCGGATGCGGAAGATCTTCCGACGCCCCCCGGCAGGTTCGTCAACGAGGCGCGTGGGTGCGTATTCCCGGAGATCAGCCTCGATGACGTCGTCGATGAGTTCTTCCGGGCGAGGGCCgagtcggaggaggaggaggagagcgagCCCTCCGATGCACGCTCCAGGCGCCGCAATTCCGTCACGAGCTACCCGATAAAGACGGAGTCGTCTGGTCGGCGCGGAAGGTCCGTGACGAGGCCCCCCCAGTGCCGAACTGGACCGCCGAAGGGCGTCTCGAATAGTGTGTTAAGGCGGCGGCGATCTGTCTCCGTTGCTCGCCATCGGTGTAGCGACTCCGAGGTACCTGTCTTTCCCCGCGATCATCTAGATTGTCTAAATTTGCAATATTTGGCGTCCGATGACCACCGTATGATCTTTCGTTCGCTTTGTTGCCCTTGTGATCGGATTACTAAACGACTACGTAGTCCACGGAAAGAGAAACAATTTGCTGGGAAAAATATGATCATGTGACTAGTCCGACGAGTCTCCGGTATAGAATGACCATGGAAGGAGGAAATGCTTCTTCACCAAATAGTTGACTGACTCGTGTGCGTAAACACCCATCATGATTGGATCGATGCCAAGTTCTGAACAAATCGATCATCCTGGATTCTCCTTTCAAGTCCTTTTCCTTGGTATGGAAACATCACATATGTATTCAGCGTGGAATAATCTTTATTGATCAGAGATTGATTTGTCATGACTGCTTGACTCGATAGTATATTGGATTAGCCCTCGAATGCATTTTTTATTCGTTCACAGTTTGACATCTCTATTCTTAGTTTCTTAGTCGATGGAATGAGTTTTTGCTACTTGGATTTTGTGTTAAACAACACTAGGGAAAAGAATGTCTTTTTTGGGTAACTAGAATTTGAGTCATGAAATCAAATTAGATGGAAGGCTATGTTCATAAATCCTCTCTAGGCTCCATAATTGGCGTGATCATCATGCCTTGGGGTTCCTTTTTGTTTTCTAATATCTTTACTAATTTAATGAATCGCTCTTACATGGTGGTTAACAAAGTAGAAGATTGTTTATATGGTTCTACTGCTAGGAGAAATAAGTGGCTAAGAGCATTTATGACCTTCAAAGTGGCTGCCAAAATTCAGGTCTTTTGTTTTTATCCAAAGAAAAGAGTATCATATGCAAAATGGTTTTGTACATGTCCAAATTGAATAT
Proteins encoded:
- the LOC135617436 gene encoding uncharacterized protein LOC135617436 isoform X2, encoding MTTAAFRSATGRSSIGGRAAARSARDTGSSGSGGLPRRSRSLSRFSGRFPPSQPDAEDLPTPPGRFVNEARGCVFPEISLDDVVDEFFRARAESEEEEESEPSDARSRRRNSVTSYPIKTESSGRRGRSVTRPPQCRTGPPKGVSNSVLRRRRSVSVARHRCSDSENEMDSLSSSTQVISRISDNGILQQPSLHRPVNNVDVLKRTMSHKDFFHSHDSYSSHSSSLTDVEAGDFHSRKHGVEKTIQAVYAQEKGENPIGDDEGIGLYEVVRKEVRHAVEEIRTELQKACVLLRRAHLSC
- the LOC135617436 gene encoding uncharacterized protein LOC135617436 isoform X1, whose product is MTTAAFRSATGRSSIGGRAAARSARDTGSSGSGGLPRRSRSLSRFSGRFPPSQPDAEDLPTPPGRFVNEARGCVFPEISLDDVVDEFFRARAESEEEEESEPSDARSRRRNSVTSYPIKTESSGRRGRSVTRPPQCRTGPPKGVSNSVLRRRRSVSVARHRCSDSENEMDSLSSSTQVISRISDNGILQQPSLHRPVNNVDVLKRTMSHKDFFHSHDSYSSHSSSLTDVEAGDFHSRKHGVEKTIQAVYAQEKGENPIGDDEGIGLYEVVRKEVRHAVEEIRTELQKVMLNNEASAIISDDSIQPKSSEVLEAISEIRRNYTTKLEQA